From a region of the Paenibacillus sp. R14(2021) genome:
- the uvrC gene encoding excinuclease ABC subunit UvrC yields MEEHNQGESAAEKRLAEERIRSKLALLPDLPGCYLMKDHNGTIIYVGKAKVLKNRVRSYFNGSHNGKTLRLVSLIRDFEYIVTSSNMEALILECNLIKQYHPRYNVLLKDDKTFPYIKITSEAHPKLEVTRRIVKDKGKYFGPYPNAFAATQTKKLLDRLYPLRKCGTLPDKVCLYYHLGQCVAPCEFNIEPGTYEAMVQEITRFLSGGYDEVKKALQAKMEAAAEEMEFERAKEFRDQLIAIDAVMEKQKITMNDAMDRDVFGFAVDKGWMCVQIMYMRQGKLIERRATMFPYYGQAYDDFMTFVTQYYSENPALPKEIFLPSPPQAETLAQDGMASDGVQAEQPEQRPDASRAAESQGAYLLSKAAIAAELEEGDGGDAEPPAGSLEEDLRNSLQKWLKVKVFIPMRGRKRDVVAMAVNNAKVTLEEKFKLIERDEERTFKASEGLAEAIGLPQVNRIEAFDNSNIQGTDPVSAMVVFIDGKPDKKEYRKYKVKTVKGPDDYETMREVIRRRYERVLKEGLPMPDLIIVDGGRGQISAALDVLENELGLMVPVGGLVKDAKHKTAQLMTGDPPEVVPLPRDSQEFYLLQRIQDEVHRFAISFHREQRGKSMVASRLDAIPGIGEKRRKLLLKHFGSIKKIKEAEIEDFRPLSIGEKLAAQILEALREEPS; encoded by the coding sequence ATGGAGGAGCATAATCAAGGCGAATCTGCCGCAGAAAAGCGGCTTGCGGAGGAACGCATTCGGAGCAAGCTTGCACTGCTGCCGGATCTACCGGGTTGTTATTTGATGAAGGACCACAACGGAACGATCATTTACGTCGGCAAAGCGAAGGTGCTGAAGAACCGCGTTCGTTCCTATTTTAACGGCAGTCATAACGGCAAAACATTACGGCTGGTTTCGCTAATCCGCGATTTCGAATATATCGTCACATCAAGCAACATGGAAGCGCTCATTCTGGAATGCAACCTCATCAAACAGTACCACCCTAGGTACAACGTGCTGCTGAAGGACGACAAGACGTTTCCGTATATCAAAATCACGAGCGAAGCGCACCCTAAGCTCGAGGTTACGCGGCGTATCGTGAAGGACAAAGGGAAATATTTTGGTCCCTATCCGAACGCGTTCGCGGCAACGCAGACGAAGAAGCTCCTGGACCGGCTCTATCCGCTTCGCAAATGCGGGACGCTGCCTGACAAGGTATGTCTGTACTATCACCTAGGGCAGTGCGTCGCACCGTGCGAATTTAATATCGAGCCAGGCACGTACGAGGCGATGGTGCAGGAAATAACGCGCTTCCTGAGCGGCGGATATGACGAAGTGAAGAAGGCGCTGCAGGCGAAGATGGAAGCGGCCGCCGAGGAGATGGAGTTCGAGCGGGCGAAGGAATTCCGCGACCAGCTCATTGCCATCGATGCCGTCATGGAGAAGCAGAAGATTACGATGAACGACGCGATGGACCGCGACGTCTTCGGATTCGCCGTGGATAAAGGCTGGATGTGCGTGCAGATCATGTACATGCGGCAGGGAAAGCTGATCGAGCGAAGGGCAACGATGTTTCCTTATTATGGGCAAGCGTATGATGATTTCATGACCTTCGTCACCCAATATTATTCTGAGAATCCGGCGCTGCCGAAAGAGATTTTCCTGCCTTCGCCGCCCCAAGCGGAGACGCTCGCGCAAGATGGAATGGCTTCGGATGGCGTTCAGGCGGAGCAGCCGGAGCAGCGTCCGGATGCTTCCCGCGCGGCGGAGTCGCAAGGCGCGTACCTGCTTAGCAAGGCGGCCATCGCCGCTGAGCTGGAAGAGGGCGACGGCGGTGATGCGGAGCCTCCAGCGGGCTCCTTGGAAGAGGATCTTCGCAATTCCTTGCAGAAATGGCTGAAGGTTAAGGTCTTTATTCCGATGCGCGGACGCAAACGGGATGTCGTTGCCATGGCGGTTAACAACGCGAAGGTAACGCTGGAAGAGAAGTTTAAGCTGATCGAACGAGATGAGGAACGGACGTTTAAGGCATCCGAAGGCTTGGCGGAAGCGATTGGGTTGCCGCAGGTCAACCGCATTGAAGCCTTCGATAATTCCAATATTCAGGGTACGGATCCTGTATCGGCAATGGTCGTCTTCATTGACGGCAAGCCGGATAAGAAGGAATACCGCAAGTATAAGGTCAAGACAGTCAAAGGTCCCGACGATTACGAAACGATGCGGGAAGTGATACGGCGCCGTTACGAGCGGGTGCTGAAGGAAGGGCTGCCGATGCCGGATCTCATCATCGTCGACGGCGGCCGCGGGCAAATCTCCGCAGCGCTGGATGTACTGGAGAACGAGCTTGGCCTGATGGTGCCGGTAGGCGGACTCGTGAAGGACGCCAAGCATAAGACCGCGCAGCTGATGACGGGCGATCCGCCGGAAGTGGTGCCGCTGCCGCGCGACAGCCAGGAGTTCTACCTGCTGCAGCGGATCCAGGACGAGGTTCACCGATTCGCGATTTCTTTCCACCGAGAGCAGCGCGGCAAATCGATGGTCGCATCGAGGCTGGATGCCATACCTGGCATCGGGGAGAAGCGTCGCAAGCTGCTGCTGAAGCATTTTGGCTCCATTAAGAAAATAAAAGAAGCCGAAATCGAAGATTTCCGGCCTCTGTCAATCGGCGAGAAGCTCGCCGCGCAAATACTCGAAGCATTGAGGGAGGAGCCGTCCTAG
- a CDS encoding LysR family transcriptional regulator, whose product MLEELHVFTVVVEQSSMNKASAALNLSQPALSRKIAKLEQELGALLFRRIGKRLELTRIGQLTYDYAIEAQQQHLRFLKMVAAYNSAGRSTLTIGASLTTLQTSLPDLIQTLTERSPELDIKAITGKTHEIVTLVRDRKADLGIVASRIEDSQLQCIPLFDDHLVLVLPRNHFVMDKGLSDITDLNGMPMILFSKGTWYRIMTDELFEKYRLLPDVRMEIDSFEAILRLLHTCRAATLLPKSYLRPQMLVDNDLLVVPIRELEESKRTTSLIYEHTENLNPSVKLWIGEIASHYKKG is encoded by the coding sequence ATGCTCGAAGAACTGCATGTATTTACGGTCGTCGTGGAACAATCCAGCATGAATAAAGCCTCTGCGGCACTGAATCTATCCCAGCCTGCCTTATCGCGCAAAATCGCTAAGCTGGAGCAAGAGCTCGGCGCATTGTTGTTCCGCCGTATCGGCAAAAGGCTGGAGCTGACGCGAATCGGTCAGTTGACCTACGATTATGCGATCGAAGCCCAGCAGCAGCATCTGCGGTTCTTGAAAATGGTGGCGGCGTACAACAGCGCGGGCCGCTCCACGCTTACGATCGGCGCAAGCTTGACGACGCTTCAAACGTCGCTGCCGGATTTGATTCAGACCTTGACGGAGCGCAGCCCAGAGCTGGACATCAAGGCGATCACGGGCAAGACGCATGAAATCGTCACGCTCGTCCGCGACCGTAAAGCCGATCTCGGAATTGTCGCTTCCCGCATCGAAGATTCTCAGCTGCAGTGCATCCCGCTGTTCGACGATCATCTGGTTCTCGTTCTTCCGCGAAACCATTTTGTCATGGACAAGGGGCTTAGCGATATTACCGATTTAAATGGCATGCCGATGATCCTGTTCTCCAAGGGCACCTGGTACCGAATCATGACGGACGAGTTGTTCGAGAAATACCGCCTGCTGCCCGACGTGCGCATGGAAATCGACTCCTTTGAGGCGATCCTTCGCCTGCTGCACACCTGCCGAGCGGCTACATTGCTGCCCAAATCGTATTTGCGGCCGCAGATGCTGGTTGACAATGACCTGCTGGTCGTGCCGATCCGCGAGCTGGAGGAGTCCAAACGCACCACCTCCCTCATTTACGAGCATACGGAAAACTTAAACCCGTCAGTTAAACTATGGATCGGCGAAATCGCCTCTCATTACAAAAAGGGATGA
- the sdhA gene encoding succinate dehydrogenase flavoprotein subunit, which translates to MAKNKIIVIGGGLAGLMATIKAAEAGVHVDLFSLVPVKRSHSVCAQGGINGAVNTKGEGDSTWEHFDDTVYGGDFLANQPPVKAMCDAAPGIIHLMDRMGVMFNRTPEGLLDFRRFGGTQYHRTAFAGATTGQQLLYALDEQVRRWETAGLVTKREHWEFLGSILDDDGVCRGVSAQDLRSMEVHTFPADAVILASGGPGIIFGKTTNSVINTGTAASAVYQQGVHYANGEFIQIHPTAIPGDDKLRLMSESARGEGGRIWTYKDGKPWYFLEEKYPAYGNLVPRDIATREIFDVCVEQKLGVNGENMVYLDLSHKDPKELDVKLGGIIEIYEKFMGDDPRKIPMKIFPAVHYSMGGMWVDFNQMTNIPGLFACGECEYQYHGANRLGANSLLSAIYGGMITGPKAVEYIKGLKKSAEDISSTVFDRAKKQQTDKYESILNMNGTENAYVLHKELGEWMTNNMTVVRFNKKLEETIVKIKELKQRYNNININDTARWNNAGVAFTRQLWNMMELSEAMTLGALLRNESRGAHYKPDFPERNDEEFLKTTKATWTAEGPQISYEEVDVSLIKPRKRDYSKEK; encoded by the coding sequence ATGGCTAAAAATAAAATAATTGTCATTGGCGGCGGTCTCGCCGGCTTGATGGCTACAATAAAGGCTGCGGAAGCAGGCGTTCATGTCGACCTCTTCTCGCTTGTACCGGTTAAACGCTCGCACTCCGTATGTGCGCAGGGCGGCATTAACGGCGCTGTAAATACGAAGGGCGAAGGCGATTCGACGTGGGAGCATTTTGATGACACCGTCTACGGCGGCGACTTCCTGGCGAACCAACCGCCTGTCAAAGCGATGTGCGACGCGGCGCCGGGCATCATCCACTTGATGGACCGGATGGGCGTTATGTTTAACCGCACGCCGGAAGGCTTGCTTGACTTCCGCCGTTTCGGCGGCACGCAGTACCACCGTACGGCTTTCGCCGGCGCAACGACGGGCCAACAGCTGCTGTACGCGCTGGATGAGCAGGTCCGCCGCTGGGAGACTGCAGGTCTCGTTACGAAGCGCGAGCACTGGGAGTTCTTGGGCTCCATTCTAGATGACGACGGCGTTTGCCGCGGCGTATCTGCGCAAGATCTTCGTTCTATGGAAGTACATACCTTCCCGGCGGATGCAGTCATTCTGGCATCGGGCGGCCCAGGTATTATTTTCGGCAAAACAACGAACTCCGTCATCAACACAGGTACGGCGGCAAGTGCGGTTTATCAGCAGGGCGTTCATTACGCGAATGGCGAATTTATTCAAATTCATCCAACGGCGATTCCCGGCGACGACAAATTGCGTCTTATGTCCGAGTCCGCGCGCGGCGAGGGCGGACGGATCTGGACGTATAAAGACGGCAAACCATGGTACTTCTTGGAAGAAAAGTATCCAGCATACGGTAACCTCGTACCGCGGGATATCGCAACACGCGAAATTTTCGACGTGTGCGTCGAACAGAAGCTGGGCGTTAACGGCGAGAACATGGTGTACTTGGATCTTTCTCATAAAGACCCGAAAGAGCTGGACGTGAAGCTCGGCGGCATTATTGAAATCTACGAGAAATTCATGGGCGACGATCCACGGAAAATCCCGATGAAAATCTTCCCTGCGGTTCACTATTCCATGGGCGGCATGTGGGTCGACTTTAACCAAATGACGAACATCCCAGGGTTGTTTGCCTGCGGAGAATGCGAATACCAATACCACGGCGCGAACCGTCTTGGCGCCAACTCGCTGCTGTCCGCGATCTACGGCGGTATGATTACGGGTCCGAAAGCCGTTGAGTACATCAAAGGCTTGAAGAAATCCGCTGAAGATATTTCTTCTACGGTGTTTGACCGTGCGAAGAAACAACAAACCGATAAATACGAAAGTATTTTGAATATGAACGGGACCGAGAACGCGTATGTGCTGCACAAAGAACTCGGCGAGTGGATGACCAACAATATGACGGTTGTTCGTTTCAACAAGAAGCTCGAAGAAACGATCGTCAAGATTAAAGAGCTCAAGCAGCGCTACAACAATATCAACATCAACGATACGGCACGTTGGAACAATGCGGGCGTAGCCTTTACACGTCAGCTGTGGAACATGATGGAGCTGTCCGAAGCGATGACGCTGGGCGCACTGCTCCGTAACGAAAGCCGCGGCGCTCACTATAAGCCGGATTTCCCGGAACGTAACGATGAGGAATTCCTCAAAACAACGAAAGCGACTTGGACGGCGGAAGGTCCTCAGATCTCGTACGAAGAAGTCGATGTCTCACTTATTAAGCCGCGTAAACGCGACTACTCCAAGGAGAAATAG
- the rsgA gene encoding ribosome small subunit-dependent GTPase A, which produces MLEAYGWNTTWQQLFDAAPGHAGNLVPARVTAQFTNQYRIAADVGELTAEVSGKFQFQAASRSDYPAVGDWVIVQPLPGERRAVIHSLLPRRTAMIRRAAGSVPEEQVIGANMDTLFIVNALNGDYNVSKIERYLVAAWESGATPVVLLTKADLCEEVDLRIAEVEAAAPGVPVLAVSAVQDWGRSALAPYLQPGRTIAVTGSSGVGKSTLLNWLSADERQRVQGIREDDARGRHTTTHRELFPLPGGFIMMDTPGMRELQLWDSGDGWQEAFGDIEALAEACRFRDCKHGAEQGCAVKAALRNGTLDERRFTSYKKTGRELAHQARKERSVSQRTRKSADKRHAARTSYSPKMFETD; this is translated from the coding sequence CTGCTTGAGGCTTACGGCTGGAACACCACCTGGCAGCAGCTATTCGATGCGGCTCCGGGGCATGCAGGGAACCTTGTTCCTGCGCGGGTGACCGCTCAGTTCACGAACCAATACCGAATCGCCGCAGATGTAGGCGAGCTCACTGCCGAGGTAAGCGGCAAATTTCAATTTCAGGCGGCTTCCCGCAGCGATTATCCCGCTGTCGGCGATTGGGTCATCGTGCAGCCGCTGCCCGGCGAACGGCGCGCGGTTATTCACAGCCTTCTCCCCCGCCGTACCGCTATGATCCGGCGGGCAGCCGGCAGCGTGCCGGAAGAACAAGTCATCGGCGCCAACATGGACACGTTATTCATCGTCAACGCCTTGAACGGCGACTACAACGTAAGCAAGATCGAGCGCTACCTCGTTGCCGCATGGGAAAGCGGCGCGACGCCGGTCGTGCTCTTAACGAAAGCGGATCTGTGCGAAGAGGTTGACCTGCGCATCGCAGAAGTGGAGGCAGCCGCACCAGGAGTACCTGTACTTGCGGTCAGCGCCGTGCAGGACTGGGGCCGATCGGCGCTTGCTCCTTACCTGCAGCCAGGACGAACCATTGCCGTCACCGGCTCTTCGGGCGTCGGCAAATCCACCCTGCTCAACTGGCTGTCCGCCGATGAGCGGCAGCGGGTGCAGGGCATCCGCGAGGACGATGCCCGCGGACGTCACACGACGACGCACCGCGAGCTGTTCCCCCTCCCCGGCGGCTTCATCATGATGGATACGCCCGGCATGCGCGAGTTGCAGCTGTGGGATTCAGGCGATGGCTGGCAGGAGGCCTTCGGGGATATCGAGGCGCTTGCTGAAGCCTGCCGCTTCCGCGATTGCAAGCACGGTGCGGAGCAGGGCTGCGCTGTTAAAGCAGCGCTCCGAAACGGAACGCTGGATGAGCGAAGATTCACCAGCTACAAGAAGACGGGAAGAGAATTGGCGCATCAAGCGCGTAAAGAGCGGTCCGTCAGCCAGCGGACAAGGAAGAGTGCCGATAAGCGTCATGCCGCGCGAACGTCTTATTCCCCGAAGATGTTTGAAACAGACTGA
- a CDS encoding YezD family protein, translating into MAKPIVLDQEWLERIATQVNGLEYGSVLITVHDGRVVQIDRTERKRFESGSAKQAQSQQQGQSSDKLKAVGG; encoded by the coding sequence ATGGCGAAGCCAATCGTGTTGGATCAAGAATGGTTAGAGCGCATTGCAACGCAGGTAAATGGGCTTGAATATGGTTCGGTTCTCATTACCGTTCATGACGGCCGCGTCGTCCAGATCGACAGAACCGAGCGCAAGCGTTTCGAGTCTGGCTCCGCGAAGCAAGCTCAATCGCAGCAGCAGGGGCAGTCCTCGGATAAATTAAAGGCTGTTGGCGGATAG
- the cysW gene encoding sulfate ABC transporter permease subunit CysW, with the protein MAGAITVHLSEKTAQRPKHINESLVVRIVLISISLLFLGLVVLLPLVSVFIEAFKRGAEVYFAALRDPDAWSALRLTLLTAVIAVPLNTLFGVAAAWAISKFRFRGKNILITLIDLPFAVSPVIAGMVFILLFGAQGFLGPWLSDHNIQIVFALPGIVLATTFVTFPFVARELIPLMQAQGVQEEEAAASLGAKGWQIFWRVTLPNIKWGLLYGVILCNARAMGEFGAVSVVSGHIRGETNTLPLHIEILYNEYQFSASFAVASLLVMLALVTLVVKSFIEWKTTGQLPKEEN; encoded by the coding sequence ATGGCAGGTGCAATTACGGTTCACTTATCGGAGAAAACGGCGCAGCGGCCGAAGCATATCAATGAATCGCTGGTCGTGCGTATTGTCCTCATCTCGATTTCCCTGCTCTTCCTAGGGCTGGTCGTGCTGCTGCCGCTGGTGTCGGTGTTCATCGAAGCGTTTAAGCGCGGCGCGGAAGTCTACTTCGCTGCGCTGAGAGACCCGGATGCTTGGTCGGCGCTGCGATTGACGCTGCTTACGGCCGTTATCGCCGTACCGCTCAATACCCTATTCGGGGTTGCTGCAGCCTGGGCGATCAGCAAATTCCGGTTCCGAGGCAAGAACATCTTGATCACGCTGATCGATCTGCCTTTCGCGGTCTCGCCGGTCATCGCAGGTATGGTATTTATTCTCTTATTCGGCGCACAAGGCTTTCTGGGTCCGTGGTTGTCCGATCACAACATTCAGATCGTCTTCGCGCTTCCAGGTATCGTACTGGCAACGACCTTCGTTACCTTCCCCTTTGTAGCGAGAGAGCTCATTCCGCTCATGCAGGCGCAGGGCGTTCAAGAGGAAGAAGCCGCCGCGAGCCTTGGCGCGAAGGGCTGGCAAATCTTCTGGCGCGTTACGCTGCCGAATATCAAGTGGGGCCTGCTGTATGGCGTCATTCTCTGCAATGCAAGGGCGATGGGCGAGTTCGGTGCAGTGTCCGTCGTATCCGGGCACATTCGCGGAGAGACGAATACGCTGCCGCTTCATATTGAAATCTTGTACAACGAATATCAATTCTCCGCTTCGTTTGCAGTGGCGTCTCTGCTCGTCATGCTGGCATTGGTGACGCTGGTCGTGAAGAGCTTTATCGAGTGGAAAACAACCGGGCAGCTTCCGAAGGAGGAGAACTGA
- a CDS encoding YqzM family protein, which translates to MENVRDPREHLNEEPRDDFFDVAMGFGGFFGIMFVIFTAAVIIKFVIS; encoded by the coding sequence ATGGAAAATGTAAGAGATCCACGTGAGCATCTCAATGAGGAGCCGCGCGATGATTTTTTCGATGTCGCCATGGGCTTCGGCGGATTCTTCGGAATCATGTTCGTAATTTTCACCGCTGCGGTGATCATTAAATTCGTTATTTCGTAA
- a CDS encoding CPBP family intramembrane glutamic endopeptidase: MDAMQLKPNWKLCGWLAGIGIIVYLLIQIVPTTADSFFDSGSENIIAKSTAEQTAAAFVQKQYSSNPVSVHAVHQSDSMLYGYLEKNKLARSYEKKYDPTLPTDTFQVTAKLPDESVVFVYIHMQKGTVVAWNRLEEQHLMPATGNELKDSAMAFAVSQGFSKSDLKTSRINEDTGEIWYEKSPTDVGKAKLVLGIRSEKLGSGSFRIAAYKPRFVVPADYSDYVAKQKRIANYLSTIGSLFLSFVLFILAIIYASLYRKHTSFVRGIVVSFIFLAMYLINDWNMTDGLAAGYGETANADVLAIAAVIVSCLITIVMALAVYFSLVGGDGLWRGMGRNLWPRFGQAGYGDHVWKSMWLGYLTAFMLLGLQTIIFIILMRVNGSWSTTDVTQSTYNLAAPWLFPLLAWCAAISEEAVFRLFGIGLMKRWFKNPFVASLIPTVIWALGHVTYPIFPSTTRLLELTVIGLIFSFMFLRYGFITVLFAHAIFDSTMMAISLMLMGTASNVLMGIFYIVLPIPIAWLIRAWDRRKRTAPHSGSGPQHSPNSYT, encoded by the coding sequence ATGGATGCAATGCAGCTCAAGCCCAATTGGAAGTTATGCGGCTGGTTAGCCGGAATCGGAATCATCGTCTACCTGCTCATTCAGATCGTTCCCACAACGGCGGACTCGTTCTTCGACAGCGGCAGCGAGAATATCATTGCTAAGAGCACGGCGGAGCAAACTGCAGCCGCGTTCGTTCAAAAGCAGTATTCGAGCAATCCGGTCAGCGTACACGCCGTCCATCAGTCGGACAGCATGCTGTATGGCTACTTGGAGAAAAACAAGCTGGCCCGGAGCTACGAGAAGAAATATGATCCAACCCTGCCAACTGACACGTTTCAGGTTACTGCTAAACTGCCGGATGAAAGCGTCGTATTCGTCTATATTCATATGCAAAAAGGGACCGTCGTCGCATGGAACCGTTTGGAAGAGCAGCATCTCATGCCGGCAACCGGCAACGAGCTGAAGGATTCTGCGATGGCATTCGCGGTATCTCAAGGATTCAGCAAGTCGGACTTGAAAACCAGCCGCATCAATGAAGACACCGGCGAGATCTGGTATGAGAAATCGCCGACCGACGTCGGAAAAGCCAAGCTTGTTCTCGGCATCCGCAGCGAGAAGCTGGGCAGCGGCAGCTTCCGGATCGCTGCCTACAAGCCCCGGTTTGTCGTCCCTGCCGACTACAGCGATTATGTCGCCAAGCAGAAGCGGATCGCCAACTATTTATCCACGATCGGAAGCTTATTCCTTTCCTTCGTGTTGTTTATTCTCGCTATCATTTATGCATCGTTATACCGGAAGCACACTTCCTTCGTTCGCGGCATTGTCGTTTCCTTCATCTTCCTGGCGATGTATCTCATCAATGATTGGAATATGACGGACGGCTTGGCAGCCGGCTACGGGGAAACAGCGAACGCAGATGTCCTCGCCATTGCTGCCGTTATCGTCAGCTGCCTGATTACGATTGTCATGGCGCTCGCTGTGTACTTCTCGTTGGTCGGCGGAGACGGTTTATGGCGAGGAATGGGCCGTAATTTGTGGCCGCGTTTCGGTCAGGCTGGATATGGCGACCACGTATGGAAGAGCATGTGGCTCGGCTATTTGACGGCTTTTATGCTGCTGGGGCTGCAGACGATTATTTTCATTATCCTCATGCGCGTCAACGGTTCGTGGTCCACGACCGACGTGACCCAATCGACTTATAATCTTGCAGCTCCGTGGCTGTTCCCGCTGCTCGCATGGTGCGCCGCGATTTCGGAGGAAGCCGTCTTCCGTCTGTTCGGCATCGGGCTGATGAAGCGCTGGTTCAAAAATCCGTTCGTCGCTTCCCTCATACCTACCGTCATCTGGGCGCTCGGCCATGTCACGTACCCCATCTTCCCTTCGACGACGAGGCTGCTGGAGCTGACGGTTATCGGTTTGATTTTCAGCTTTATGTTCTTGCGCTACGGCTTCATTACCGTCTTGTTCGCACACGCGATCTTCGATAGCACGATGATGGCCATTTCCCTCATGCTCATGGGAACTGCCAGCAATGTACTGATGGGCATCTTCTATATCGTGCTTCCGATACCGATCGCTTGGCTCATCCGCGCTTGGGATAGGAGAAAGCGTACTGCACCCCATTCCGGAAGCGGACCGCAGCATTCCCCAAACTCCTATACCTAA
- a CDS encoding ABC transporter ATP-binding protein, whose protein sequence is MHIEVRNVNKTFGDHKAVQNVSFSIERGKLIGLLGPSGGGKSTLLRILAGLETPDSGDIFINGKRVNDVQPQLRGIGFVFQNYALFKHMSVFDNIAFGLTIRKTSKAEIKNRVNELLDLTGLRGFEHRYPHQLSGGQRQRVAFARALAPRPDLLLLDEPFAAIDAKVRKELRTWLKGLIAELGITSIFVTHDQDEAVEVADEMLIVQQGRLEQQGSPVHIYTDPQTAFVAGFIGHSSVVEEPGRLRGFERTSLSSGARALIRPEFVEVGRQEEIAFPSASEKGKVRHIFFRGAHLELDIEVNGNRLSAHRSLDQVPLHPGQEVSVLIHRLYVISEDSATMVENPLKIDPLPVHI, encoded by the coding sequence ATGCATATCGAGGTTCGGAACGTAAACAAGACATTTGGCGATCATAAAGCAGTTCAGAATGTGAGCTTCTCGATCGAGCGCGGCAAGCTGATCGGCCTGCTTGGTCCAAGCGGCGGCGGCAAGTCGACACTGCTTCGCATCCTGGCCGGTCTGGAGACGCCGGATTCAGGTGATATCTTCATTAACGGCAAGCGCGTGAACGATGTGCAGCCGCAGCTGCGCGGCATCGGCTTCGTCTTCCAGAACTATGCGCTGTTCAAGCATATGAGCGTATTCGATAACATCGCATTTGGCTTAACGATTCGCAAAACAAGCAAGGCGGAAATCAAGAACCGGGTCAACGAGCTGCTGGATTTGACGGGACTTCGGGGCTTCGAGCACCGTTACCCGCATCAGCTCTCGGGTGGACAGCGGCAGCGCGTCGCCTTCGCAAGAGCGCTTGCGCCAAGACCGGATCTGCTGCTGCTCGACGAGCCGTTCGCTGCTATCGATGCCAAGGTGCGCAAGGAGCTTCGGACCTGGCTGAAGGGACTGATCGCTGAGCTTGGCATTACCTCGATTTTCGTGACGCACGACCAGGATGAGGCGGTAGAGGTTGCCGATGAAATGCTGATCGTGCAGCAGGGTCGATTGGAGCAGCAGGGCTCGCCTGTTCATATTTACACGGATCCGCAGACGGCTTTCGTGGCCGGATTTATCGGCCACTCCAGCGTTGTCGAGGAGCCGGGAAGGCTTCGCGGCTTCGAGCGCACTTCGCTGTCGTCAGGCGCGCGCGCGCTGATCCGGCCGGAATTCGTCGAGGTAGGCCGGCAGGAGGAAATCGCGTTTCCGTCCGCTTCCGAGAAGGGCAAGGTCCGCCATATTTTTTTCCGCGGCGCCCATCTGGAATTGGATATCGAAGTAAATGGCAATCGGTTATCCGCTCATCGTTCCTTGGATCAGGTGCCGCTTCATCCAGGTCAGGAAGTATCCGTCCTGATCCATAGGCTGTATGTGATTTCGGAGGATTCGGCTACGATGGTCGAGAATCCGCTGAAAATTGATCCGCTTCCAGTGCATATTTGA
- a CDS encoding succinate dehydrogenase cytochrome b558 subunit, producing the protein MKGNSYLSRKIHSLLGVIPLGLFIIEHMATNFSAVEGGPQGFKDTVLVLNALPLVPILELFGIWLPLLFHGVYGLYVAYQSNINTGRFKYGRNWAFTMQRITGVITFIFVFWHLYQTRYQVMIGAVTHAELGNQMHNITNNSFYLTMYIIGVIAATFHFSNGMWAFLVSWGITVGQRAQRISSMIWMGVFVVVAVMFVMTLFAFHGDEFKEAASTLLQMTNLV; encoded by the coding sequence ATGAAAGGAAACTCGTACTTATCGCGCAAGATCCACTCCTTACTCGGAGTAATCCCCCTCGGCTTGTTCATTATCGAGCACATGGCGACGAATTTTTCCGCTGTTGAGGGAGGCCCGCAGGGGTTCAAGGATACGGTTCTGGTTTTGAATGCTCTGCCGCTGGTCCCGATTTTGGAATTGTTCGGCATCTGGCTTCCGCTTCTATTTCACGGCGTATATGGTCTCTATGTCGCGTATCAATCCAATATTAACACGGGACGCTTCAAATACGGCCGCAACTGGGCATTTACGATGCAGCGGATTACCGGCGTAATCACGTTTATCTTCGTCTTCTGGCATTTGTATCAAACGCGCTATCAAGTCATGATCGGCGCAGTTACTCATGCGGAGCTCGGCAACCAAATGCACAACATTACCAACAACAGCTTTTACCTGACGATGTACATCATCGGTGTTATCGCGGCAACGTTCCACTTCAGCAACGGCATGTGGGCTTTCCTTGTCAGCTGGGGAATTACGGTCGGACAGCGCGCGCAGCGCATTTCGTCCATGATTTGGATGGGCGTATTCGTTGTCGTCGCGGTTATGTTCGTGATGACGCTCTTCGCTTTCCATGGCGATGAATTTAAGGAAGCGGCATCTACGCTGCTGCAAATGACGAATCTCGTTTAA